The DNA window TTAGGAAAGCCCTATCTTTGGGCTGTACTGTCTATTCTCCATGAACCAACCGTCTTTTTTTCAACGCTACCTGCCGCATATCCTCGCCGTGCTGGGCTTATTGGTGCTGTCGATTGTTTATTTTTCGCCGGTGCTGTCGGGCAAAACGCTGGCCCTGATGGACGTGCAGCAGGCATCCGCTTCGACGCAGGAAATCCGCGAGATAGCCAAAGAAACGGGGATCAAACCCCTCTGGACCGACGCCCTCTTTAGCGGGATGCCGGCCTACATGATCGACTTCGATTACCCGCACATCTACATCTACAAAGCCATCACGGCGGTACAGAACCTGCTGCCGCCCTTCGCCAGCATCGTGTTTATCATGATGGTCAGCGCGTATATTCTGCTGGTTGTGCTGGGGTGTAACCCGTGGCTATCGGCACTGGGCGCGGCTGCGTATGGGCTGGGCACCTTCTCCATCATCAGCCTGGAAGCAGGGCACGTGTCGAAACTGCTGGCGCTGGGCTACGGGGCCGGAGTGGTGGCAGGCGTCATCCTCTGCCTGCGCGGTCGGTACTGGATTGGCGCGGCCGTTACGGGCCTGTTTCTGAGCATGGAGTTCGGGGCCAACCACATCCAGATCACGTACTACCTTTTTCTGACACTGGGTCTGCTCGTCCTGATCGAAGGTATCGCGCTGGTGCGGGCCGGGCGGGGCAAACAGCTTGGCATCGCGCTGGCGGTGCTGGCGGTCGTCGGTGTGCTGGGCGCGGGTAGCTTCGGCAAACGCCTGCTGGTTCTGAACCAGTTCACGAAAGAAACCATCCGGGGCCGCTCGGAACTGACCGCCAAAACGACTAACCCCGACGGCAACTCGGCCGCTGCCGAATCGAAGGGTGGGCTGGACAAAGATTACGCGTTCAGCTACAGCTACGGCAAAGCCGAAACCCTGACGCTGTTGATTCCCAACCTATACGGTGGCGCATCGGGTGGCGGGCTAACGACGAGTTCCGAATTTTACAAAGCGATGGTGGGCCGGGGTGTCGATCCGGGCATGGCCAAGCAATATGCCGAACTGGGCGCGCCAGCCTATTGGGGCGATCAGCCGATGGTGGGCGGTCCGGCCTACGCGGGGGCGGCTCTTGTCTTTCTGTTCGTGCTGGGTTTGTTTGTGCTGCGTGGCCCCGTACGGTGGTGGCTGCTGAGCGCAGCCGGCTTGATGATCGTGCTGGCGTGGGGCAAAAACCTGCTCTGGTTCAACGAACTGCTGTTCGACTACCTGCCCTACCTGAACAAGTTCCGGGCGATGACGATGGCGCTGTGTCTGGCTCAGTTGTTTATGGCCGTCGGTGCCGCGCTGGGTGTTCAGGCCATCATCGACCAAAAGTTGACGTTCGCGCAACTGAAGCAGCCACTGACGATCAGTCTGGCATTGACAGCTGGGCTGGCACTGGTGCTGGCACTGCTGGGCGGTACGTTCTTCACGTTTCAAACGGCCACCGACCTCGACCGGCTGAGCGGTAGCTTCGGCGAAGCGGCCCGAGACATTCTAAACGCCATCATCAGCGACCGACAGGGGCTGCTTCGGGCCGATGCGTTCCGGTCGTTCATCCTGATAATCCTGACCGCCGGGCTGATCTGGGCCTTTGTAAGCGGCAAACTCAAGAGCGGGCTGTTCTATCCGCTGCTGCTGGCAGTGGTCGTGTTCGATCTGTTTTCGGTCGACAAGCGGTTTCTGAACAGCAACGATTTTATCAGCAAGGCGCAGGCAGCGGAAGTATTTACGCCGACGGCCGCCGATCTGCAAATTCAGCAGGACAAATCGCTGGGGTACCGGGTCTTCGATCAGACG is part of the Spirosoma rhododendri genome and encodes:
- a CDS encoding YfhO family protein, whose amino-acid sequence is MNQPSFFQRYLPHILAVLGLLVLSIVYFSPVLSGKTLALMDVQQASASTQEIREIAKETGIKPLWTDALFSGMPAYMIDFDYPHIYIYKAITAVQNLLPPFASIVFIMMVSAYILLVVLGCNPWLSALGAAAYGLGTFSIISLEAGHVSKLLALGYGAGVVAGVILCLRGRYWIGAAVTGLFLSMEFGANHIQITYYLFLTLGLLVLIEGIALVRAGRGKQLGIALAVLAVVGVLGAGSFGKRLLVLNQFTKETIRGRSELTAKTTNPDGNSAAAESKGGLDKDYAFSYSYGKAETLTLLIPNLYGGASGGGLTTSSEFYKAMVGRGVDPGMAKQYAELGAPAYWGDQPMVGGPAYAGAALVFLFVLGLFVLRGPVRWWLLSAAGLMIVLAWGKNLLWFNELLFDYLPYLNKFRAMTMALCLAQLFMAVGAALGVQAIIDQKLTFAQLKQPLTISLALTAGLALVLALLGGTFFTFQTATDLDRLSGSFGEAARDILNAIISDRQGLLRADAFRSFILIILTAGLIWAFVSGKLKSGLFYPLLLAVVVFDLFSVDKRFLNSNDFISKAQAAEVFTPTAADLQIQQDKSLGYRVFDQTTDFMSSNRASYFHRSIGGYNAAKLRRYQELVTYAFQGNTLNILNMLNVKYVIQQPQPNPNNPQQQPTEPAALTNPEALGVGWFVGTIIPAADADAEIAAMKTLSTRDSALVSQADMPKLAGLPAQLGHTGSSVQLTSYRGDKLTYTVNAAREGVVVFSEVYYRGNEDWQAFVDGKPVPHFRANYVLRAMRIPAGKHTVEFRFDPPLARTGDTIDLICNVLLIALFGFVIFKSTRNQPTNGPSTPEPVLPEPDRPVSEAPLTGSSIADRSKKKR